GATGCTATGAGTTAGAACCAAATAAAAGCCAGTCTGCTGAAGATTATCTTAAGTCTTTTATGGAGACAGAAGTGAAGCCCCTGTGGCCTAAGGGCTGGATGCAGGCAAGGTAAGAAATGTGACttactggattttattttattttattattattgctgttattaaAGATATacctacacatacacatacgtGACATTGATTTTGCTAAGAACCTAATATATTCAGCATGCTGTCTAGTCATTTCAGATGATCCTTGCTTTGAAAACCTTAAGCACTTAAATGACAAAACAGTCGCGCACACACAGAGATAGATGTAAAGGTGatattttacttaactttttttttaacacccaAATTTGCTagtagagaaaaagagaggagggaagacTCCCAAATGGTTATGAAGTTTGGGAGAGGAGCTTCATAGGGGTAACATGAAGATGAGGAAGCTAATATGGGATTAGAGCATAGGAAAAGAGACACCGCCTTAGATTCTATTCAAAATAGTCAGtgtagaggccgggcacagtggcttatgcctgtaatcccagcactttgggaggccaaggcaggtggatcacctgaggtcgggagttcaagatcagcctgaccaacatgaagaaaccttatctctactaaaaatacaaaattagccgggcatggtggctcatgcctgttatcccagctactagggaggctgagacaggagaatcgcttgaaccccagaggtggaggttgtggtgagccgagatcgcaccattgcactccagcctgggcaacaagagcgaaactccgtctcaaaaaaaaaaaagaaaaagaaaaaagaaaatagtcagtgtaggccaggtgcagtggttcacacctgtaatctcagcactttggaaggccaaggtgggaggatcactttgagccccaggagtctgagaccagtctcaaaaaataagtaaataaataagaaaatattcagtGTAGAGAGATATCTCAAGAAACAAAGAGTCACTCTGTTTAAAGTCTCAAGGGTTAAGAATGTGGCccgttgcggtggctcacacctgtaatagcagcactttgggaggccgaggctggtggatcacctgaggtccggagttcaagaccagcctggtcagcatggtgaaaccctgtatctactaaaaatacaaaaattagctgggcgtggtggtgggcacctgtaatcccagctgcccaggaggctgaggcaggaaaatcacttgaacccaggaggcagaggttacagtgagccgagattgcgccattgcactccacctgggcgacaagagcaaaactctgtctcaaaaaaaaaaaaaaaagagtcgccgggcacggtggctcacgcctgtaatcacagcactttgggaggccaaggagggtggatcacgaggtcaggagatcgagaccatcctggctaacacagtgaaaccccgtctctactaaaaatagaaaaaattagccgggcatggtggcgggcacctgtagtcccagctactcggctgggctgaggcaggagaatggcgtgaacctgggaggcggaggttgcagtgagctgagatcgtgccactgcactccagcctgggtgacagagcaagactctgtctcagaaaaaaaaaaaaaaaaaaacgagttaagtaaaaattaataaacttggCTAGTTCAACCCATGATCTTAATTAAATTGCTCCATCTTCTATCAACAGAAAAGatctgttggccaggtgtggtagctcacccctataatctcagcactttaggaggccaagggccacagtgagaggattgcttgaggccaggggttcaagaccagctgggcagcatagtgagacccatgACTctgcaaaaagttttaaaaattagctgggcatggtggcacacacctgtaattccagcttctttgaaggctgagttgggaggaccatttgagcccaggaggcctaggttatagtgagctatgaatAAAACTCTCCATAAAATAGATTATTGAGTGTACTGTACCATTATAACTTTTACTTGGTAAATAAGCAGTAATAGTCTattgaaaattaaattactttaaaaaataaaacaattatgttATTAtctgctataaagaaaataataattgtgtTCTTTAAATTTTTCCAGAATGCTTTTTAAGGAAAGCCGGAGTGTTCATAATCATCTTACTTCTGCTCCGTGAGTAAATGCAGACTCCAGATTGcttcatttattcatattatGTGCTTTAGTGAACAAAAgtatcatttattaaatgctaGTTGGAATAGGACTTAAAAAGATCATTTTGACCATTGACTATTTAGACTTCAGAACACATTTATCTATTGAAATAATTGTCAGGGTACTCTCTAAACACCTACTAAATCCACACTGTGACACATAATGGCCTGGAATTCTGGTAGTAGGGAAGCATGAAGGCTCAGGGATTTTCCTTTGTTCCTGGGCATTCTACCTGCCAGTCTTTTTCTCCACTTCTTAACGTCCATCTGCATTTGTAATCTACAGCCCTCTGTGTCCTGAGTTTACCAGGACAGATCCATATGCACACCCACCCTCGCTGCACTGCAGAGTGTTTTATTCCACAAAATTAACCTATTCTTGAGGTCTTCTGTTCAAAACTGTGTATTTCCTTAGTGATGTGATTACTAGAGAAAGATCTTTTTTCCCCCCCACATACAACAAAAAGGCAAGTTTTTTTTGTGGTCACCTTTTTGGTTGAATATTGGTCAATTCcagaacagttttatttttccctacaACATAGGGCTACTTCTCTGTAGCCTGCAAGGGTGGCATTAAGGGTTattaaagccaggcacagtggctcgtgcctgtaatcccagcactttgggaggctgaggcgggtggatcgcttgagcccaggagtttgagactggcccgggcaacatggcgaaactccatctctacaaaaactacaaaaattagccaggcatggtgtgtgtgcctgtagtcccagctactcaggaggctgagatgggaggatggcttatgccagggaggcggaggttgtagtaagtggagatcatgccaccgccctccagcctggggggacagAACAGACcttgtttccagaaaaaaaaaagggggggttattaaaatataaaattagcaagttactgagaatttgcTGAACACTCTAATTCAAtattctgctgagaggtctgttTAATATCTTTTGGGCAACATTATAAAATTCCTACTCTCCTTGTATGCAGTTATATaggaattttttagtttttaggaaGGACAGTTCATTATTACGGTTGACCCTTGGAACAACATGGGAGTTAGGGATTTCACCCCCTCATCCCACACAGTCAGAAATCCATGTGTAACTTTCAACTCTCCCAGAACTTCACTGCTAGTAGTCTACTGTTGACctgaagccttactgataacataaatagTTCATGAacacattttatatgttttatgtacagtatactgtattcttacaataaagtaagctaaagaaaagaaaatgttaataagaaaatcataaggaagagaaattgtatttactattcattaggtcgaagtgaatcatcataaaggtcttcatcctcaggGGTCAACTGTATATCAGGGATGCATTGAGTTGGTTGTGGTTTTTGGTTCTTACTgttttttttagtataaattcTAAGTTGTTTGGTTTCATATATTACAGGTTTACTTTGTTGCAAGAGTTTTTGTtgtctttgaaataaattttatatacatatgtatatgtttgtgtcaGTGGTATTTTCGGCTTTAATTTCcctatacagtagtcccccttatccTCAGACAATATACTCCAAGATGCCTGCAGTGGATGCCAAAACTGCAGACAGTACTGAACCCTACATAGactattttttcctatacatacattcCTATAATAGATTTTAGTTtacaaattaggcacagtaagagattaacaacaataataaaagagaacagTTTAACagtatactataataaaagttatgtgaatgtggtttatctctatttctggaattttccatttaatattttcagacctcaGTTGACCACAGGCAACTGAAACCGTGGAAATTGAAAACTGTGGATAAGGGGGGCTACTGTAGTTCTAAAGCCATATATACATTACAATTCAGGTACAAATAATGCATTCCTTTAATTCTAAAGGTGTTTACAAAAgatgtctccctctctctctctctctctctctggctttttttttttttttttgagatggagtcttgctctgtcgcccaggctggagtgcagtggcacaatctcaactcactgcaatgtccatctcccaggtttaggcaattctcctgcctcagcctcctgagtagctgggactacaggcgtgcgccaccacgcctggctaatttttgtatttttagtagagacagggtttcaccatgttggccaggctggtctcaaactcctggcctcacgtgatccgcctgcctcagcccaaagtgctagcattacaggcatgagccactgcacccagcctccttctccctttttttaaatagcttcattattatcattaactttgtgttttgtttaactttgtgttttgttttgtaccAGAAAGTAGGAATCTGTGGGATAAGTGGGCCTAGAGGTCGTTTCCCTAAATGgccttcatcaaaaaaaaaaaatgtagaaaattactGTTGCCTAAATGAAGTTGTAAATTGACAGTTTTAATCAAGATTCTTGTTAATCTAATTGATGACATTTTAGCCAAGTGAAATAGGCAAGGTGAAGTATTTTAGCTTGTCAACAGTTtaattattcaacaaacatttgaataCTTTGACTTACTATGgaacttgttctttttttcatcttcaaACTTTTTCTTAGTTTTCCAAAAGTTTCAAGATTCCATAGTAATTTTTCTTGCCCTTTTTCTCCCTGtcattttgacattttttatttgaatttttacattacaaaaatttttctttaaaagctcagggttttttttgtttttggttaagTTAAATCTCATTCACACCTTCTTGGCATGGTTTAATTTGAGCCTGCGGTTCCTTGAAGCTCTTTTTTTGGGGGAGTTATTTTAtggtttatttacatttaattttttaaaaattgtattatataCATTTCATGTTTTACTAGTTGTTTGGCCTTTCAGTTAATCTGAATTGGGGAAAATGTTGCTACATACTTCGTATAAACTGAGCACTTAAATACGGTTCCTTCAAAGAGCTTTCCAAATAGCAGAAGAAATTATTTACCACATAATTACAAAGCTATATAACTTTCTAATGAGCAATATAACTGCTACTGAAATagccttttaaaatctttttatcttAGGGCAAAGAAAAAGGTGATTCCTGCACCTAAACCCAAAGTAAAGGTAAGtactgaaacaaaatatttaattagtTATAGTTGGTGAATGTTGAAATACATTCCTAAGATGAAAAAGATGTATGGTATTTAGCAGAGGTCAGTAGGCACTATAAGATAGATGTTTTCAACTTCATAATAATCTTAGTACTTTTGTATTTGGGAGAATAGATTCCTGTGTAGCAGTGGGGAATATGCGTACACCAATTGTAAAGCTTAACTTTATTAATACTTGGAAATGCTAggtaaaatacaacaaatattctTTCATAGCATAGGTGAGAttgaaaaatatgtaagaaaaattCATAAGaccagaaacaaaaaaggagctGACAGTGTTAATCTGTCGCTTACACTTTGGTTGCCCTTGGAGGCATTTGGCACTTTTCTACCCATCACTTTATGGTTTCTTTTTACGTTTCTTCTCAGAGCATAGCAGTTAGGGTTTTCTTGGGCTTGTACAGGTTAAAACTTGGGATGAAATCTGTGTAAAGCTGGACCTTCAAACAATAACATCTTTAGTAAAAGAAAGGACTGGAAAGAAATCCAGCAACCAGCAGAGACATTAAGTGGCTGTCTTGGACTGGGTTCTGGTTTGGGGGAAGAATGTCCTTGCTGAAAAATTTTCTTGGCTTAGGAGTTTAAGTTACACTACCTCTACAATCTGAGAAAACCCCAAGATGAAAAAGTAACTTGGTTACTGGATTAGTAGTAACCCGGGGCCACTGGCAAAAGCAAATTCTCTCTGGCGGGGCCACTGGCAAAAGCAAATTCTCTCTGGTATAATGTGCCCTCTTCAGAGGCCTCAAAGGCCTTCCTCCTATAAACCATGTCAGACCTGAGCTTGCAGTCTGAAATACAGAATACATGAGAGAATAAGTTACTATGAGTGAGATTCAGTAGGAACAATAAACAGCAGTTAGATCCCTAAGACGGACAAGTAGTGCACTTATGGAATTtagtacataaaataattttactgaaaaatttttaatatttagagaaatagaaaagggaataaaaaatatCCTATCAAAATAGACAAAGTAGATTTGAAAGAGAATCAAAATATAACCTCTAGAAGTAAAAActataattatttgaaattaaaattttaatgaaagctCATACTCTTTAGGTTTTACACTTTGCTCCATAGCCTTTGtctctttggtttttgttgttgttgttgtttttaatagatGAGGTTCTTTGCTTATAAGATTGTGGCCAGATGGTCATTATATATTATTCTGTGGCCTTCCTGACTTTTTTGGTGTTAGAGCCTCTTTAAATGCAGGGTAAatagtcttctttttctttttcttttttttcttttggagacagagtctcactcggttgcccaggctggagtgcagtggtgcgacctcggctcactgcaacctctgcctcacaggttcaagcgattctcctacctcagcctcctgagtagatgggactacaggcgcgcaccaccatgcctggctaatttttatatttttagcagagacggggtttcaccatgttggtgaggctgctctctaactcctgacctcgtgatccacccgccttggcctcccaaagtgttgggattacaggcatgcgccaccatgcccagccagtagtCCTCTTTTTCTTAATAGCCTACTTTGTCTTCTGATCCAAATAATATTGAGCCAATCTTTCATTAAATCTGTTGAATTTAGATGTTGTTTTGACacttgactttatttttattagaatacTAAAGTCTTAATACCCTCCATAAAGGATTGGTTACATTTTGATACATCTATTCAAACATATGATTAATAGAATAATAGGATAGGAAATTTATTAAATTCTAATACTGGTTGTGTTAGGATGATATGGGGGAGTCATCAGTTTTTTTGTATGTTTCCTTCTCTATGATtaaattactttttcattttcccaaaatGGAAAAGCTATACCGTTGATGTGGTTTTTTTCTACTGTAACTCCCCATACTGTTTCTAGTTATAAAGGTAAGATAAGGAAATGCctacaaaagaaaatgcaaataacccGGAAAAGTAAGGAGAAAAGTAAAAGTATCTATAAATTTCTCCTCAGTCAGAGAATAAAAGCTCTTAGCTTTCTAGGACacatcttccttcccttcttctgaaactctgttcctccctccctcccttccattcgTCCATtcatccacacatccatccatctatccaatcAGCTATCTATTTATTTAGTCTTTTATATAAATGGGATAACCTGCTTTTTTGACTCAGTTATATATCCTGAACAATTTTCTCTGCCAGTATAAATCTGCACAGTATTCTATTAGAGTGGatttaatggttttataaataaaaattaatcaaaaagtcattttaaaacagCAGTTTTATACTAGTAATACTTCCAACATTGGGATACATTTCCTACCCTTTATTCTGTACTTTTTATAATGGAATTTTCACTAATCATGTAAGTGGATGGCATATCAAAACAAACGTGTTTCATCTGCATTACTCATTCTTCTTAGCAGACATTTGTGACCTTAATGCAGTTTTACACTTGTACTTCCAATTGGTGGTGAGGTTTTTAATCAGGGGTTTTAGAGTAAAAGCTTAGAAAAAATACTAAGGAAGTTAGAGTGTAACAGTATTCTTAACAGCTTGCTTATGTAATACCTTAGGAGGTGATGGTAAAGACCCTTCCTCTCCATTCTTTCCCCACTATGCTTAAGGTAAGTGCTATGGTTGTATAAATCAGTATGTAATATAACACTCTAGGTTTGTTTGGGTTTGTTTAAGAAACTAACTGAAGAGACTTTGATATGACTTTTATGTAATAGGCTTTTGCTTCtcagtcttaaaaataaaatgagtcaaatacttttatctttaaaaataaatagttgcttttaaattattttgctctttgaatattataaactgtgctctagttctttttcttaaatattaagaaGGTTGATTATTTGAGAAACAGACTCTAACAACTCTTAGGTATTCAGAGTTGTAATTCTTAATACCCTTGTTTTCTTAGCATAGAGCCCTGCTCACAGCGGACACTTAGTGGATATATATTGAATAAATGACAAAtgaataatttacaaataaattacaGATTCACCATAATAAATAGCAGAATTTATTTATGCTTGGATTGAATCATCTGCCACTTTGACGTACCAGTTTTTCTATGTACTGGCTGTAGGGTAGCTGCAGGACAGGGCATACAAAGAGGCAGAAATGCGTGGAAGCAGAAAGTGAAGGTCAGCCTCCTAGCAAACCATCCCAGACGAGAAGGGGAGAGTCTTAATATAAAGGCAGAATTTATTCTGAGTGCAGgggaataaaaagagaataatctGAACAGATGGATTTCGAGCAGGATTTGAAGATCTAATGCAGGTGGGGGAGGCTCATCAGTAATGTAACTAGTATATGAATGTTCCTTCCACTTGGTGTTAAGTTTGACAGCTGTGTGCAATATATCAGATACTTTGTCTTGTGAGGACAGCTCAGTCAGGAGCTCTGTcatctcaaaaattatttttgttttgttagtcTCTGAAGATTTCCAGTAGAAAAACAATTGTAATTGTCGTGAgaatcttttagttatttaaaattaactttgtaattttttattcaccgtttctatttttttccatatgatgCTTTACATTAGGAGTGTAGTCCAAAAAAGGACCAGAAAACTACAACATCCCTGGTGGCTTCGGTTAGCGGTCCTCCAACGAGCTCCAGCACAACTGCCATTGCTGCAGCTAGCTCTAGCTCTGCACCAGCCCAAGAAACCATCTGCCTCGACGACTCACTAGATGAAGACCTTTCTTTCCATTCACCTTCGCTGGATCTTGTTTCTGAAGCTTTAGCGGTTATCAACAATGGGAACAAGGGCCCTCCAGTTGGCTCAAGGATAAGCATGCCAACCACAAAGCCTCGTCCAGGactgagagaagaaaaattaGCAAGTATCATGAGTAAGCTGCCACTAGCTACTCCCAAAAAACTAGATTCTACTCAGACTACACATTCTTCAAGTCTTATTGCTGGTCACACAGGGCCAGTACCAAAGAAACCCCAGGATTTAGCTCATACTGGCATCTCTTCAGGCCTTATTGCTGGTTCTTCCATTCAGAACCCTAAAGTTTCTTTAGAACCTTTGCCAGCCAGGCTACTTCAACAAGGACTTCAGAGGTCAAGCCAGATTCACACTTCTTCCTCTTCACAGACCCATGTCTCCTCTTCTTCCCAAGCCCAAATTGCTGCCTCTTCTCATGCTCTGGGAACATCCGAGGCCCAAGATGCTTCTTCGTTAACACAAGTAACAAAGGTGCACCAGCATTCAGCTGTCCAGCAGAACTATGTGTCTCCATTACAGGCCACCATCAGTAAATCCCAGACCAACCCCGTCGTGAAGTTAAGTAATAATCCCCAACTCTCCTGTTCCTCCTCACTTATTAAGACTTCAGATAAGCCACTTATGTACCGCCTTCCCTTATCTACCCCCTCATCTGGAAATGGTTCTCAAGGGTCCCACCCCCTGGTTTCTAGGACAGTACCTAGCACCACTACCTCCAGTAACTATTTAGCCAAGGCTATGGTGTCACAGATCTCCAcgcagggtttcaaatctccctTCTCGATGGCTGCCTCCCCAAAACTTGCCGCATCTCCCAAGCCTGCCACATCTCCTAAACCCCTGCCCTCGCCTAAGCCTTCTGCCTCACCCAAGCCCTCTCTGTCAGCTAAGCCTTCAGTATCAACTAAACTTATTTCTAAATCCAACCCAACTCCCAAGCCTACTGTATCCCCAAGTAGTTCCAGTCCAAATGCACTAGTCGCCCAGGGTAGCCACTCCAGCACTAACAACCCAGTCCATAAACAGCCCAGTGGAATGAACATCAGCAGACAGTCTCCCACCTTGAATTTATTGCCCTCTAGTCGCACTTCAGGCCTTCCACCTACAAAAAATCTTCAGGCCCCCTCAAAGCTAACAAACTCATCATCCACTGGAACTGTTGGGAAGAATAGCTTGAGTGGAATTGCAATGAATGTACCTGCCAGCAGAGGTAGCAACCTTAACTCAAGCGGAGCTAATAGGACTAGTCTATCTGGGGGAACAGGAAGTGGAACACAGGGTGCTACCAAACCATTGTCTACTCCACATAGACCATCCACTGCCTCAGGGTCTTCAGTGGTAACAGCCAGTGTGCAGGTATGTATGTTCTGTACATCCATGTGATAAACTATAAGATTGTATAATGTCGTCTTTCTTGTGGGTAACTTTAATAAGCTTTTTATGATATGTGGATTGTTCTCAATTGGCTTATTACAGCCTGCGGCCATGGAATGTTCCTGATGCTGACATCACAGTGACAGGCACACTTGTAGTTGAGGTGTTTGTTgggatatggatttttttttttaaagtaacaaagGTGCACCAGCATTCAGCTGTCTGACAGAACGATGTCTTCATTACAGGCAACCATCACTAAatcaactttaaaattatttgaaaaaacaaaactaaaatggcTTATTTCAAACTTTCTGTCTTATCAAAGTCCAGAACAAAGTAGTAACTTAGGAATTTAACGAACATTCGCTtagctcttcccttccctttttctcctgccaattttcttatttttaaatcaaatttatacattcatgttattttttaaatcatttatcttctcaaaatttttattttgcttaattttgtagttatatataattttctatgtCAAATTAGTGTCAGTCGCCCTTTTATACCACAATTTTCCCGTTCATGAATTTTTAGTTTAAACTTACCTCTCAATTAGCTGAGTGCCTCACTCAAGCAATCTTTTCAAGGAgggtagccgggcatggtggctcgtgtctgtaatcccagcactttgggaggccaaggcaggaggatcacttgaggtcaggagttgcactccagcctgggtgacagagcgaaacttcatctcaaaaaaaaagggtagCATAAATGCTATTTTACCTTAGCTCATGTACACCTGATAATTTCTTTCTGTGCTGTCACACTTGAGTAGGCATAGCCTTCTTGGGACACTAACTGTTCCACTCCAAATTTTGTAAATACTACTCCACTGACTCTTGCTTAGTATTTAGGATTATGGAGAAGTCTGAGGCCATTCTCAgactctttctcattctctttttgttcCGTTATCATTAATGTGTTTTCTCTGCCTAGTTTTCATTAATTGTATACCTAGAACATAGTAATAGCTTTCCATCTCAGAActggttatttattttagatcaagaatattttattgtattatgtgTCTGATTACTGTTTCTGATCCATTTATGGTAAGTTTTTTGAGAactctttattatatatatattttttatttttccctaagacagagtctcgctctgttgtccacgctggagtgcagtggcgcaatcttggctcactgcaacctccgcttctcgggttcaagagattctcctgcctcaggctcccgagtagctagaattacaggcacccgccaccatgcctggctaatttttgtatatttatttattattattattatttttttgagatggagtcttctctgttgccaggctggagtgcaatgacgtgatctcggctcactgcaacctccacctcccaggttcaagcagttctccctgcctcagcctcctgaatagctgggattacaggcatgggccacaatgcccagctaatttttgtatttttagtagagacggtgtattgccatgttggccaggctgatcttgaactcctgaccccgggtgatctgcccacctcggcctcccaaagtgctgggcttacaggcgtgagctaccacgcctggcctaatttttatatttttagtagagatggggttttaccatgttgactgggctggtctcaaactcctaacctcaagtgatctgcccacttctgcctcccaaagtcctgggattacaggcatgagtcactgcgccggGCCTATATTTTATCTCTCTGTCTTCCATATCATCTTCTGTTATTGTTTTCATCTCTATGCCACTTCTTTGTATTCTGACACTTTCTCAGATTTGTCCTTTATGTTAATGATttagtttctttaacttttttcccCTGAAAGTAATATATGTTCACTGAAGgcaaatttagaaaaaagaaaataaaaatcacctattAATCCAATACTGTTTATGCTTTGTAGGtactttttaagacttttttcaacaaaatgtgttttatataacATTTCGTTTTAtaaccagcaaaaaaaaaataccattttatgATATGCAAGTTCTTAGGTtcttaaatattctttgaaaacataacttttatttatttatggaattGTGTTGTCTAAGGAAGTGCTCTTTGTACTGCCTCCTATTTATGTGGAACAGGAACATGTAATGAGAAGAGTTTCCCCTTGCTGTATGTCAAGGTTTCCTGCTGTTCAATATAGTCTAAGGGTTGATAttcaatatacattgtatattcaAATCATCATTCTGCTACTAATGTAGGCATAGGAATGACTGGATGCCAGAATTCTATTGTAGAACAAATTCAGCTAACTGGTAATGCATTAATTGAAATCTAGGATTAACTGATGTTTTATGTATGTACATTTACTTtcatcagaaataaaataataaaaacattgatATTAGGGattatatgttaaaatgtatatggagatgGATGAATAAAGGCCTTCCCTtatgaaaaaaaaggtatatGGAAGATTGGAGTTAGTCTGCATTACTCTTTATTAAATACTCTTCTTAAAATTAATTCTTAATTTGATCAAAGGAATAAGTGAAAAGATAGCATAAATGGTAGTTCCCTGCCCCGTATCCTTCTCCTAGGGTTAACTACTTTTAActctcagcattttcttctttttgtttttaaataataataaatggaaaactcttgattttatcaattttataaaaaattggGGAGTTATTTCTggaattaaaaattcatttttattttcatttgcttcattttctttgaaCTTAAGATTAAATCTTTCTTCATCCTTTGTCATCTCTACAGTCTGTCAGTTCTATTTTGTTCCCAAAGATCTTcctgtatttcattatttattgcaAAAGAACCCCTATACTGTCTAACAAATAATTGGTTTGTCAGCATGAAGGCTGCTTGGCAAAGTATGAGTTTCTGAAGACTAACTACTCCCTCCTGGTTTTCTTCCTCTCCCAAATGGCTTTATGATTTGGAGACTGAAGTGTTCCTGCCTTCatatctgatcttttttttttttttctgtcttattggTCTGACTGAAGAAAAGGTTAATAATTGAATAAGGTCATTTCTACCCTTTGGCGAAAGTAaggttct
This genomic interval from Gorilla gorilla gorilla isolate KB3781 chromosome 6, NHGRI_mGorGor1-v2.1_pri, whole genome shotgun sequence contains the following:
- the UBN2 gene encoding ubinuclein-2 isoform X7, which gives rise to MLAKKFEMKYGGKPRKHRKDRLQDLIDIGFGYDETDPFIDNSEAYDELVPASLTTKYGGFYINTGTLQFRQASDTEEDDITDNQKHKPPKVPKIKEDDIEMKKRKRKEEGEKEKKPRKKVPKQLGVVALNSHKSEKKKKRYKDSLSLAAMIRKFQKEKDALKKESNPKVPVTFSTPSLNKPPCAAAALGNDVLDLNLSSADPDLPIFVSTNEHELFQEAENALEMLDDFDFDRLLDAASDGSPLSESGGENGTTTQPTYTSQVMPKVVPTLPEGLPVLLEKRIEDLRVAAKLFDEEGRKKFFTQDMNNILLDIELQLQELGPVIRSGVYSHLEAFVPCNKETLVKRLKKLHLNVQDDRLREPLQKLKLAVSNVMPEQLFKYQEDCQARSQAKCAKLQTDEEREKNGSEEDDDEKPGKRVIGPRKKFHWDDTIRTLLCNLVEIKLGCYELEPNKSQSAEDYLKSFMETEVKPLWPKGWMQARMLFKESRSVHNHLTSAPAKKKVIPAPKPKVKEVMVKTLPLHSFPTMLKECSPKKDQKTTTSLVASVSGPPTSSSTTAIAAASSSSAPAQETICLDDSLDEDLSFHSPSLDLVSEALAVINNGNKGPPVGSRISMPTTKPRPGLREEKLASIMSKLPLATPKKLDSTQTTHSSSLIAGHTGPVPKKPQDLAHTGISSGLIAGSSIQNPKVSLEPLPARLLQQGLQRSSQIHTSSSSQTHVSSSSQAQIAASSHALGTSEAQDASSLTQVTKVHQHSAVQQNYVSPLQATISKSQTNPVVKLSNNPQLSCSSSLIKTSDKPLMYRLPLSTPSSGNGSQGSHPLVSRTVPSTTTSSNYLAKAMVSQISTQGFKSPFSMAASPKLAASPKPATSPKPLPSPKPSASPKPSLSAKPSVSTKLISKSNPTPKPTVSPSSSSPNALVAQGSHSSTNNPVHKQPSGMNISRQSPTLNLLPSSRTSGLPPTKNLQAPSKLTNSSSTGTVGKNSLSGIAMNVPASRGSNLNSSGANRTSLSGGTGSGTQGATKPLSTPHRPSTASGSSVVTASVQSTAGASLLANASPLTLMTSPLSVTNQNVTPFGMLGGLVPVTMPFQFPLEIFGFGTDTAGVTTTSGSTSAAFHHSLTQNLLKGLQPGGAQHAATLSHSPLPAHLQQAFHDGGQSKGDTKLPRKSQ